The following proteins are co-located in the Mus caroli chromosome 7, CAROLI_EIJ_v1.1, whole genome shotgun sequence genome:
- the Taok2 gene encoding serine/threonine-protein kinase TAO2 isoform X2 — MPAGGRAGSLKDPDVAELFFKDDPEKLFSDLREIGHGSFGAVYFARDVRNSEVVAIKKMSYSGKQSNEKWQDIIKEVRFLQKLRHPNTIQYRGCYLREHTAWLVMEYCLGSASDLLEVHKKPLQEVEIAAVTHGALQGLAYLHSHNMIHRDVKAGNILLSEPGLVKLGDFGSASIMAPANSFVGTPYWMAPEVILAMDEGQYDGKVDVWSLGITCIELAERKPPLFNMNAMSALYHIAQNESPALQSGHWSEYFRNFVDSCLQKIPQDRPTSEVLLKHRFVLRERPPTVIMDLIQRTKDAVRELDNLQYRKMKKILFQEAPNGPGAEAPEEEELTPCSQEAEPYTHRAGTLTSLESSHSVPSMSISASSQSSSVNSLADASDNEEEEEEEEEEEEEEEEEGPESREMAMMQEGEHTVTSHSSIIHRLPGSDNLYDDPYQPEMTPSPLQPPAAPPTSTSSSARRRAYCRNRDHFATIRTASLVSRQIQEHEQDSALREQLSGYKRMRRQHQKQLLALESRLRGEREEHSGRLQRELEAQRAGFGTEAEKLARRHQAIGEKEARAAQAEERKFQQHILGQQKKELAALLEAQKRTYKLRKEQLKEELQENPSTPKREKAEWLLRQKEQLQQCQAEEEAGLLRRQRQYFELQCRQYKRKMLLARHSLDQDLLREDLNKKQTQKDLECALLLRQHEATRELELRQLQAVQRTRAELTRLQHQTELGNQLEYNKRREQELRQKHAAQVRQQPKSLKSKELQIKKQFQETCKIQTRQYKALRAHLLETTPKAQHKSLLKRLKEEQTRKLAILAEQYDQSISEMLSSQALRLDETQEAEFQALRQQLQQELELLNAYQSKIKIRTESQHERELRELEQRVALRRALLEQRVEEELLALQTGRSERIRSLLERQAREIEAFDAESMRLGFSSMALGGIPAEAAAQGYPAPPPAPAWPSRPVPRSGAHWSHGPPPPGMPPPAWRQPALLAPPGPPNWLGPPTQSGTPRGGALLLLRNSPQPLRRAASGGSSGENVGPPAAVPGPLSRSTSVASHILNGSSHFYS; from the exons ATGCCAGCTGGGGGCCGGGCCGGGAGCCTGAAGGACCCTGATGTGGCTGAGCTCTTCTTCAAGGATGACCCTGAGAAGCTCTTCTCTGACCTCCGGGAGATCGGCCATGGCAGCTTTGGAGCAGTGTACTTT GCCCGGGATGTCCGGAACAGTGAGGTGGTGGCCATCAAGAAGATGTCCTATAGTGGGAAGCAATCAAATGAG AAATGGCAGGATATCATCAAGGAGGTGCGGTTCTTACAGAAGCTACGGCATCCTAATACCATTCAGTACCGGGGCTGTTACCTGAGGGAGCACACAGCTTGG CTGGTGATGGAGTATTGCCTGGGCTCAGCTTCTGATCTTCTAGAAG TGCACAAGAAACCCCTGCAGGAGGTAGAGATTGCAGCTGTGACCCATGGGGCTCTTCAGGGCCTGGCATATCTACACTCACACAACATGATCCATAG AGATGTGAAGGCTGGAAACATCTTGCTGTCAGAACCAGGCTTGGTAAAACTGGGGGACTTTGGCTCTGCATCAATCATGGCACCTGCCAACTCTTTTGTGGGCACTCCATACTG GATGGCTCCAGAGGTGATCCTAGCCATGGATGAGGGACAATATGATGGCAAAGTGGATGTCTGGTCCTTGGGGATAACCTGTATTGAGCTAG CGGAGCGGAAGCCACCACTGTTCAACATGAATGCAATGAGTGCCTTATACCACATTGCACAGAATGAATCTCCTGCTCTCCAGTCAGGACACTG GTCTGAGTACTTCCGGAATTTTGTTGACTCCTGTCTTCAGAAAATCCCTCAAGACAGACCAACCTCAGAGGTTCTTTTGAAG CACCGCTTTGTGCTCCGGGAGCGACCGCCCACAGTCATCATGGACCTAATCCAGAGGACCAAGGATGCTGTACGGGAACTGGATAACCTGCAGTACCGAAAGATGAAGAAGATACTGTTCCAAGAGGCACCCAATGGCCCTGGTGCTGAGGccccagaggaagaggag CTCACACCCTGTTCCCAGGAGGCAGAACCTTACACGCACCGCGCAGGGACACTGACCAGTCTAGAGAGCAGCCATTCAGTGCCCAGCATGTCCATCAGCGCCTCCAGCCAGAGCAGCTCAGTCAACAGCCTAGCAGATGCCTCAGataatgaagaagaggaggaagaagaagaggaggaggaggaagaggaggaagaagaaggcccTGAATCCCGAGAGATGGCCATGATGCAGGAGGGGGAGCATACAGTCACTTCCCACAGCTCCATCATCCACCGGCTGCCG ggcTCAGACAACCTATATGATGATCCCTATCAGCCAGAGATGACCCCAAGTCCACTCCAGCCACCTgcagcccctcccacctccacctcctcttctgctcGCCGCAGAGCTTATTGCCGCAACCGAGACCACTTTGCTACCATTCGTACTGCCTCCCTG GTCAGCCGTCAGATCCAGGAGCATGAGCAGGACTCGGCCCTGCGAGAGCAGCTGAGTGGCTACAAGCGGATGCGACGTCAGCACCAGAAGCAACTGCTGGCCCTGGAGTCCCGTCTGAGGGGTGAACGTGAGGAGCACAGTGGGCGGTTACAGCGGGAGCTCGAGGCACAGCGGGCTGGCTTTGGGACTGAGGCTGAGAAGCTGGCCCGGAGGCACCAGGCCATCGGTGAGAAGGAGGCACGGGCTGCTCAGGCAGAGGAGCGGAAGTTCCAGCAGCACATCCTGGGGCAGCAGAAGAAGGAGCTGGCTGCCCTGCTGGAGGCGCAGAAGCGAACCTACAAGCTGCGGAAGGAGCAGTTGAAAGAG GAGCTCCAGGAGAACCCTAGCACACCCAAACGAGAGAAGGCTGAGTGGCTGTTGAGGCAAAAGGAACAGTTGCAACAGTGccaggcagaagaggaagcagggctGCTGCGGAGGCAGCGCCAGTACTTTGAACTTCAGTGTCGCCAATACAAGCGCAAGATGCTACTGGCTCGGCACAGCCTAGATCAGGACCTGCTTCGAGAG GACTTGAataagaaacagacacagaaggaCTTGGAGTGTGCTCTGCTGTTACGGCAGCATGAGGCTACCCGAGAGCTGGAGCTAAGACAGCTCCAGGCTGTCCAGCGCACACGTGCTGAACTTACCCGCCTTCAGCACCAGACAGAGCTAGGCAACCAGCTGGAGTACAACAAGCGACGGGAGCAAGAGTTACGGCAGAAGCACGCGGCCCAGGTTCGCCAGCAGCCCAAGAGCCTCAAA TCAAAGGAGCTGCAGATCAAGAAGCAGTTCCAGGAGACGTGTAAGATCCAGACGAGGCAATACAAGGCTCTTCGGGCACACTTGCTGGAGACCACACCCAAAGCTCAGCACAAGAGCCTTCTTAAGCGGCTCAAGGAGGAGCAGACCCGCAAGCTGGCGATCCTGGCCGAGCAGTATGACCAGTCCATTTCAGAGATGCTCAGCTCGCAGGCG CTCCGGCTTGATGAGACCCAAGAGGCAGAGTTTCAGGCCCTGCGGCAGCAGCTCCAACAGGAGCTGGAACTCCTCAACGCTTACCAGAGCAAGATCAAGATCCGCACAGAGAGCCAGCATGAGCGCGAGCTAAGGGAGCTGGAGCAGAGAGTGGCTCTGAGGCGGGCACTGCTAGAGCAACGG GTGGAAGAAGAGCTGCTGGCCCTACAGACAGGCCGTTCGGAACGCATCCGGAGTTTGCTTGAGCGGCAGGCCCGTGAGATCGAGGCCTTCGATGCTGAGAGCATGAGACTGGGCTTCTCCAGCATGGCTCTGGGGGGCATTCCAGCTGAAGCTGCGGCCCAGGGCTATCCtgctccacccccagcccctgcctgGCCCTCCCGTCCAGTTCCCCGTTCAGGGGCCCATTGGAGCCATGGCCCTCCTCCACCAGGCATGCCCCCACCAGCTTGGCGTCAGCCAGCTCTGCTGGCTCCCCCAGGGCCTCCAAACTGGCTAGGGCCCCCAACACAGAGCGGAACACCCCGTGGAGGGGCTCTGCTGCTGCTAAGAAACAGTCCTCAACCCCTAAGGCGGGCAGCGTCAGGGGGCAGCAGTGGTGAGAACGTTGGCCCACCTGCTGCAGTGCCAGGGCCGCTGAGCCGAAGCACCAGTGTTGCTTCCCACATCCTCAACGGCTCCTCCCACTTCTATTCCTGA
- the Taok2 gene encoding serine/threonine-protein kinase TAO2 isoform X1, with protein MPAGGRAGSLKDPDVAELFFKDDPEKLFSDLREIGHGSFGAVYFARDVRNSEVVAIKKMSYSGKQSNEKWQDIIKEVRFLQKLRHPNTIQYRGCYLREHTAWLVMEYCLGSASDLLEVHKKPLQEVEIAAVTHGALQGLAYLHSHNMIHRDVKAGNILLSEPGLVKLGDFGSASIMAPANSFVGTPYWMAPEVILAMDEGQYDGKVDVWSLGITCIELAERKPPLFNMNAMSALYHIAQNESPALQSGHWSEYFRNFVDSCLQKIPQDRPTSEVLLKHRFVLRERPPTVIMDLIQRTKDAVRELDNLQYRKMKKILFQEAPNGPGAEAPEEEELTPCSQEAEPYTHRAGTLTSLESSHSVPSMSISASSQSSSVNSLADASDNEEEEEEEEEEEEEEEEEGPESREMAMMQEGEHTVTSHSSIIHRLPGSDNLYDDPYQPEMTPSPLQPPAAPPTSTSSSARRRAYCRNRDHFATIRTASLVSRQIQEHEQDSALREQLSGYKRMRRQHQKQLLALESRLRGEREEHSGRLQRELEAQRAGFGTEAEKLARRHQAIGEKEARAAQAEERKFQQHILGQQKKELAALLEAQKRTYKLRKEQLKEELQENPSTPKREKAEWLLRQKEQLQQCQAEEEAGLLRRQRQYFELQCRQYKRKMLLARHSLDQDLLREDLNKKQTQKDLECALLLRQHEATRELELRQLQAVQRTRAELTRLQHQTELGNQLEYNKRREQELRQKHAAQVRQQPKSLKVRAGQLPMGLPATGALGPLSTGTPSEEQPCSSGQEAILDQRMLGEEEEAVPERRILGKEGTTLEPEEQRILGEEMGTFSSSPQKHRSLVNEEDWDISEEMKEIRRVPSLASQERNIIGQEEAGSWSLWEKEGGNLVDVEFKLGWVQGPVLTPVPEEEEEEEEEGGAPVGTHRDPGDGCPSPDIPPEPPPSHLRQYPTSQLPGLLSHGLLAGLSFAVGSSSGLLPLLLLLLLPLLAAQGGGGLQAALLALEVGLVGLGASYLFLCTALHLPPSLFLLLAQGTALMAVLSLSWRRGLMGVPLGLGAAWLLAWPSLALPLAAMAAGGKWVRQQGPQMRRGISRLWLRILLRLSPMVFRALQGCGAVGDRGLFALYPKTNKNGFRSRLPVPWPRQGNPRTTQHPLAQLTRVWAVCKGWNWRLARASHRLASCLPPWAVHILASWGLLKGERPSRIPRLLPRSQRRLGLSASRQLPPGTVAGRRSQTRRALPPWR; from the exons ATGCCAGCTGGGGGCCGGGCCGGGAGCCTGAAGGACCCTGATGTGGCTGAGCTCTTCTTCAAGGATGACCCTGAGAAGCTCTTCTCTGACCTCCGGGAGATCGGCCATGGCAGCTTTGGAGCAGTGTACTTT GCCCGGGATGTCCGGAACAGTGAGGTGGTGGCCATCAAGAAGATGTCCTATAGTGGGAAGCAATCAAATGAG AAATGGCAGGATATCATCAAGGAGGTGCGGTTCTTACAGAAGCTACGGCATCCTAATACCATTCAGTACCGGGGCTGTTACCTGAGGGAGCACACAGCTTGG CTGGTGATGGAGTATTGCCTGGGCTCAGCTTCTGATCTTCTAGAAG TGCACAAGAAACCCCTGCAGGAGGTAGAGATTGCAGCTGTGACCCATGGGGCTCTTCAGGGCCTGGCATATCTACACTCACACAACATGATCCATAG AGATGTGAAGGCTGGAAACATCTTGCTGTCAGAACCAGGCTTGGTAAAACTGGGGGACTTTGGCTCTGCATCAATCATGGCACCTGCCAACTCTTTTGTGGGCACTCCATACTG GATGGCTCCAGAGGTGATCCTAGCCATGGATGAGGGACAATATGATGGCAAAGTGGATGTCTGGTCCTTGGGGATAACCTGTATTGAGCTAG CGGAGCGGAAGCCACCACTGTTCAACATGAATGCAATGAGTGCCTTATACCACATTGCACAGAATGAATCTCCTGCTCTCCAGTCAGGACACTG GTCTGAGTACTTCCGGAATTTTGTTGACTCCTGTCTTCAGAAAATCCCTCAAGACAGACCAACCTCAGAGGTTCTTTTGAAG CACCGCTTTGTGCTCCGGGAGCGACCGCCCACAGTCATCATGGACCTAATCCAGAGGACCAAGGATGCTGTACGGGAACTGGATAACCTGCAGTACCGAAAGATGAAGAAGATACTGTTCCAAGAGGCACCCAATGGCCCTGGTGCTGAGGccccagaggaagaggag CTCACACCCTGTTCCCAGGAGGCAGAACCTTACACGCACCGCGCAGGGACACTGACCAGTCTAGAGAGCAGCCATTCAGTGCCCAGCATGTCCATCAGCGCCTCCAGCCAGAGCAGCTCAGTCAACAGCCTAGCAGATGCCTCAGataatgaagaagaggaggaagaagaagaggaggaggaggaagaggaggaagaagaaggcccTGAATCCCGAGAGATGGCCATGATGCAGGAGGGGGAGCATACAGTCACTTCCCACAGCTCCATCATCCACCGGCTGCCG ggcTCAGACAACCTATATGATGATCCCTATCAGCCAGAGATGACCCCAAGTCCACTCCAGCCACCTgcagcccctcccacctccacctcctcttctgctcGCCGCAGAGCTTATTGCCGCAACCGAGACCACTTTGCTACCATTCGTACTGCCTCCCTG GTCAGCCGTCAGATCCAGGAGCATGAGCAGGACTCGGCCCTGCGAGAGCAGCTGAGTGGCTACAAGCGGATGCGACGTCAGCACCAGAAGCAACTGCTGGCCCTGGAGTCCCGTCTGAGGGGTGAACGTGAGGAGCACAGTGGGCGGTTACAGCGGGAGCTCGAGGCACAGCGGGCTGGCTTTGGGACTGAGGCTGAGAAGCTGGCCCGGAGGCACCAGGCCATCGGTGAGAAGGAGGCACGGGCTGCTCAGGCAGAGGAGCGGAAGTTCCAGCAGCACATCCTGGGGCAGCAGAAGAAGGAGCTGGCTGCCCTGCTGGAGGCGCAGAAGCGAACCTACAAGCTGCGGAAGGAGCAGTTGAAAGAG GAGCTCCAGGAGAACCCTAGCACACCCAAACGAGAGAAGGCTGAGTGGCTGTTGAGGCAAAAGGAACAGTTGCAACAGTGccaggcagaagaggaagcagggctGCTGCGGAGGCAGCGCCAGTACTTTGAACTTCAGTGTCGCCAATACAAGCGCAAGATGCTACTGGCTCGGCACAGCCTAGATCAGGACCTGCTTCGAGAG GACTTGAataagaaacagacacagaaggaCTTGGAGTGTGCTCTGCTGTTACGGCAGCATGAGGCTACCCGAGAGCTGGAGCTAAGACAGCTCCAGGCTGTCCAGCGCACACGTGCTGAACTTACCCGCCTTCAGCACCAGACAGAGCTAGGCAACCAGCTGGAGTACAACAAGCGACGGGAGCAAGAGTTACGGCAGAAGCACGCGGCCCAGGTTCGCCAGCAGCCCAAGAGCCTCAAAGTACGTGCAGGCCAGCTACCCATGGGCCTCCCTGCTACTGGGGCTCTGGGACCACTCAGCACAGGCACCCCTAGTGAAGAGCAGCCCTGCTCATCTGGCCAGGAGGCAATCCTGGAccaaaggatgctgggagaggaggaggaagcagtgcCAGAGagaaggattctgggaaaggaaGGGACTACCTTGGAGCCAGAGGAGCAGAGGATTTTGGGGGAAGAAATGGGAACCTTTAGTTCCAGCCCACAAAAACATAGGAGTCTGGTTAATGAGGAAGATTGGGATATAtctgaggagatgaaggagattagAAGAGTCCCATCACTGGCATCCCAGGAGAGAAATATTATTGGCCAGGAAGAGGCAGGGTCATGGAGTCTGTGGGAGAAGGAGGGTGGGAACCTTGTGGATGTGGAGTTCAAGCTTGGCTGGGTCCAGGGTCCAGTTCTGACTCCAGTCccggaggaggaagaggaggaggaagaagagggaggggctcCAGTTGGAACCCACAGGGACCCTGGAGATGGCTGTCCTTCCCCAGATATCCCCCCAGAGCCACCTCCATCACATCTGAGACAGTACCCTACTAGCCAGCTCCCTGGACTCCTGTCTCATGGCCTCCTGGCTGGCCTATCCTTTGCAGTGgggtcctcctctggcctcctgccCCTACTCCTCCTGCTGCTACTCCCATTGCTGGCAGCCCAAGGTGGAGGTGGCTTGCAGGCAGCACTGCTGGCCCTTGAGGTAGGGCTAGTGGGCCTGGGGGCCTCTTACCTGTTCCTTTGTACAGCTCTACACCTGCCCCCCAGTCTGTTCTTACTCCTGGCTCAGGGTACTGCACTGATGGCTGTCCTTAGCCTGAGCTGGCGCAGAGGCCTTATGGGTGTGCCTCTGGGCCTTGGGGCTGCCTGGCTCCTAGCTTGGCCCAGCCTGGCTTTACCTCTGGCAGCTATGGCAGCTGGGGGCAAATGGGTACGGCAGCAAGGCCCCCAGATGCGTCGGGGTATCTCTCGACTCTGGTTGAGGATTTTGCTACGCCTGTCACCCATGGTCTTTCGGGCCCTACagggctgtggggctgtgggagACCGGGGGCTGTTTGCCCTGTACCCTAAGACCAATAAGAATGGTTTCCGAAGTCGACTACCTGTCCCTTGGCCCCGTCAGGGAAATCCTCGCACTACTCAACACCCACTAGCTCAGTTAACAAGAGTTTGGGCTGTGTGCAAGGGCTGGAACTGGCGCCTAGCACGGGCTAGCCACAGATTAGCTTCTTGCTTGCCCCCCTGGGCTGTTCATATACTAGCCAGCTGGGGCCTGCTTAAGGGTGAACGGCCTAGTCGGATCCCTCGGCTGCTGCCACGCAGCCAACGCCGTCTTGGGCTCTCTGCTTCCCGACAGCTACCACCAGGGACTGTAGCTGGGCGGAGATCTCAGACCCGCAGGGCCCTGCCTCCCTGGAGGTAA
- the Tmem219 gene encoding insulin-like growth factor-binding protein 3 receptor isoform X1 — MRMSRSSWLRALCCFSRHPTEAQTPLLPMGSCQAGHNLHLCLAHHPPLVCATLILLLLGLSGLGLGGFLLTHTTGLRSPDIPQDWVSFLRSFGQLSLCPMNETVTGTWRGPHVVGLLTTLNFGDDPDRNKTQTFQAKIHGSQIGLTGSSAGESVLVTARVASGRTPGTCLYFSGVSKALPSSQPPISCSEEGVGNATLSPVMGEECVRVWSHERLVLTKLLTSEELALCGSRLLGLGFFLVLLCGLLCCTTAVCFHPRPEFHWSRTRL; from the exons ATGAGGATGAGCCGGAGTTCCTGGCTCCGTGCCTTATGTTGTTTCAG CAGGCACCCCACGGAGGCCCAGACCCCTCTGCTCCCCATGGGCAGCTGCCAGGCAGGGCACAACTTGCATCTCTGTCTGGCTCATCACCCACCTTTGGTCTGTGCCACTTTGATCCTGCTGCTCCTTGGCCTTTCTGGCCTGGGCCTTGGTGGCTTCCTCCTCACCCACACAACTGGCCTCCGTAGCCCTGACATTCCCCAG GATTGGGTTTCCTTCTTGAGATCTTTTGGCCAGCTAAGTCTGTGCCCCATGAATGAGACAGTCACAGGGACGTGGCGAGGGCCTCACGTCGTCGGCTTACTGACCACTTTGAACTTCGGAGATGATCCagacagaaacaaaacccaaacattcCAAGCCAAGATCCATGGTAGTCAGATAGGATTGACAG GGTCCTCTGCCGGAGAGTCTGTCCTTGTCACAGCCAGAGTGGCATCAGGAAGAACTCCAGGGACCTGCCTATATTTTAGTGGTGTTTCAAAAGCCCTGCCCTCTAGCCAACCACCTATATCCTGCTCAGAGGAGGGAGTTGGAAATGCTACCCTGAGCCCAGTGATGGGTGAGGAGTGTGTCAGGGTCTGGAGCCACGAGCGCCTTGTGCTCACCAAGCTGCTTACTTCA GAGGAGCTGGCTCTGTGTGGCAGCAGACTGCTGGGCTTGGGCTTCTTCCTGGTTCTGCTCTGTGGTCTTCTCTGCTGTACCACTGCAGTCTGCTTCCATCCGCGCCCAGAGTTCCACTGGTCTAGAACACGGCTTTGA
- the Tmem219 gene encoding insulin-like growth factor-binding protein 3 receptor isoform X2, producing MRMSRSSWLRALCCFRHPTEAQTPLLPMGSCQAGHNLHLCLAHHPPLVCATLILLLLGLSGLGLGGFLLTHTTGLRSPDIPQDWVSFLRSFGQLSLCPMNETVTGTWRGPHVVGLLTTLNFGDDPDRNKTQTFQAKIHGSQIGLTGSSAGESVLVTARVASGRTPGTCLYFSGVSKALPSSQPPISCSEEGVGNATLSPVMGEECVRVWSHERLVLTKLLTSEELALCGSRLLGLGFFLVLLCGLLCCTTAVCFHPRPEFHWSRTRL from the exons ATGAGGATGAGCCGGAGTTCCTGGCTCCGTGCCTTATGTTGTTTCAG GCACCCCACGGAGGCCCAGACCCCTCTGCTCCCCATGGGCAGCTGCCAGGCAGGGCACAACTTGCATCTCTGTCTGGCTCATCACCCACCTTTGGTCTGTGCCACTTTGATCCTGCTGCTCCTTGGCCTTTCTGGCCTGGGCCTTGGTGGCTTCCTCCTCACCCACACAACTGGCCTCCGTAGCCCTGACATTCCCCAG GATTGGGTTTCCTTCTTGAGATCTTTTGGCCAGCTAAGTCTGTGCCCCATGAATGAGACAGTCACAGGGACGTGGCGAGGGCCTCACGTCGTCGGCTTACTGACCACTTTGAACTTCGGAGATGATCCagacagaaacaaaacccaaacattcCAAGCCAAGATCCATGGTAGTCAGATAGGATTGACAG GGTCCTCTGCCGGAGAGTCTGTCCTTGTCACAGCCAGAGTGGCATCAGGAAGAACTCCAGGGACCTGCCTATATTTTAGTGGTGTTTCAAAAGCCCTGCCCTCTAGCCAACCACCTATATCCTGCTCAGAGGAGGGAGTTGGAAATGCTACCCTGAGCCCAGTGATGGGTGAGGAGTGTGTCAGGGTCTGGAGCCACGAGCGCCTTGTGCTCACCAAGCTGCTTACTTCA GAGGAGCTGGCTCTGTGTGGCAGCAGACTGCTGGGCTTGGGCTTCTTCCTGGTTCTGCTCTGTGGTCTTCTCTGCTGTACCACTGCAGTCTGCTTCCATCCGCGCCCAGAGTTCCACTGGTCTAGAACACGGCTTTGA
- the Tmem219 gene encoding insulin-like growth factor-binding protein 3 receptor isoform X3, whose product MGSCQAGHNLHLCLAHHPPLVCATLILLLLGLSGLGLGGFLLTHTTGLRSPDIPQDWVSFLRSFGQLSLCPMNETVTGTWRGPHVVGLLTTLNFGDDPDRNKTQTFQAKIHGSQIGLTGSSAGESVLVTARVASGRTPGTCLYFSGVSKALPSSQPPISCSEEGVGNATLSPVMGEECVRVWSHERLVLTKLLTSEELALCGSRLLGLGFFLVLLCGLLCCTTAVCFHPRPEFHWSRTRL is encoded by the exons ATGGGCAGCTGCCAGGCAGGGCACAACTTGCATCTCTGTCTGGCTCATCACCCACCTTTGGTCTGTGCCACTTTGATCCTGCTGCTCCTTGGCCTTTCTGGCCTGGGCCTTGGTGGCTTCCTCCTCACCCACACAACTGGCCTCCGTAGCCCTGACATTCCCCAG GATTGGGTTTCCTTCTTGAGATCTTTTGGCCAGCTAAGTCTGTGCCCCATGAATGAGACAGTCACAGGGACGTGGCGAGGGCCTCACGTCGTCGGCTTACTGACCACTTTGAACTTCGGAGATGATCCagacagaaacaaaacccaaacattcCAAGCCAAGATCCATGGTAGTCAGATAGGATTGACAG GGTCCTCTGCCGGAGAGTCTGTCCTTGTCACAGCCAGAGTGGCATCAGGAAGAACTCCAGGGACCTGCCTATATTTTAGTGGTGTTTCAAAAGCCCTGCCCTCTAGCCAACCACCTATATCCTGCTCAGAGGAGGGAGTTGGAAATGCTACCCTGAGCCCAGTGATGGGTGAGGAGTGTGTCAGGGTCTGGAGCCACGAGCGCCTTGTGCTCACCAAGCTGCTTACTTCA GAGGAGCTGGCTCTGTGTGGCAGCAGACTGCTGGGCTTGGGCTTCTTCCTGGTTCTGCTCTGTGGTCTTCTCTGCTGTACCACTGCAGTCTGCTTCCATCCGCGCCCAGAGTTCCACTGGTCTAGAACACGGCTTTGA